From the genome of Aspergillus fumigatus Af293 chromosome 1, whole genome shotgun sequence, one region includes:
- the sidL gene encoding GNAT family N-acetyltransferase: MRNTICRLPNGQSYTVTPVFGGVNFKSNDMHLKDSIIPPGWTIVLYTNQNTDQPAQDSVPPEEERGRSRYTQGEAEEKTRTTRFTTPTLNDDCFYISFIVNPPSTDFKPPVSPTRQIAMMIWVSLYWYFHEPEPDLHLQTDAASQTPLTGKPKGEWRIHLKREGIFKGRNLLQKLERMGLIASEESSVGLEPSETQESGAWSRMFVSRRSFWQIDPRIFVFTLVPANPLHSAPSSPFISPRFASPSRESPIPTESPASPTGKDFPLHMPNEGPFASSSHLPTYFPPPPTQYTFTNGLRHPVRPKPPHQGEVFYIRFIPSVGQYLSFRVPILSSSATPSRGHGHSHSTSSIEVPPQTTPSDLDLLHKWMNDPRVSAAWGEGGPKEKQEKFLRNNLTSRHSFPVIGCWDGKPFGYFEIYWVKEDRLGALIGGADNYDRGIHLLVGEQEYRGSHRVAIWLSALVHYCWLADPRTQTVMLEPRVDNEKIIQYLQNAGFYKEGEVTFPHKQSALMKIKRDSWESPVL, from the exons ATGCGTAACACTATCTGCCGTTTGCCCAACGGCCAAAGCTACACGGTGACCCCCGTTTTTGGCGGTGTCAACTTCAAGTCCAATGACATGCACTTGAAAGATTCCATAATCCCTCCCGGCTGGACAATCGTTCTCTATACCAACCAAAACACTGATCAGCCGGCGCAGGACTCTGTGCCTCCGGAAGAAGAGCGCGGTCGCTCTCGGTACACACAGggagaggcagaggagaagacACGCACCACTCGCTTCACCACACCAACATTGAACGATGACTGTTTCTACATTTCGTTTATCGTCAATCCGCCCAGTACTGACTTCAAACCTCCCGTCTCTCCGACTCGTCAGATtgcgatgatgatctggGTGAGCCTTTACTGGTACTTCCACGAGCCCGAGCCAGACCTCCACTTGCAGACGGACGCTGCTTCTCAGACACCGCTCACAGGCAAACCGAAGGGAGAATGGCGCATCCATCTCAAGAGAGAGGGGATCTTCAAGGGACGCAAcctgctgcagaagctggaaCGCATGGGGCTCATTGCATCGGAGGAATCTTCCGTGGGGCTTGAGCCGAGCGAGACGCAAGAATCCGGGGCCTGGTCACGCATGTTCGTGAGCCGACGCAGCTTCTGGCAGATTGACCCCCGTATTTTTGTCTTCACGCTGGTTCCTGCGAACCCACTGCATTCTGCTCCGTCATCGCCTTTCATTTCTCCCAGATTTGCATCACCATCGCGTGAGAGCCCGATACCAACCGAGTCGCCAGCTTCCCCCACAGGGAAGGACTTTCCACTTCACATGCCCAACGAGGGCCCGTTTGCTTCTAGCAGCCACCTTCCGACATACTTTCCGCCGCCACCAACTCAGTACACGTTCACAAACGGACTGCGGCACCCTGTCAGACCGAAGCCGCCCCATCAGGGAGAGGTGTTCTACATCCGATTCATTCCCAGCGTCGGGCAGTACCTGTCATTCCGCGTGCCGATTCTATCCTCATCCGCGACGCCAAGCCGGGGCCATGGTCATAGTCACTCGACGAGCAGCATTGAGGTGCCGCCTCAGACAACACCGTCTGACCTAGACCTGCTGCACAAGTGGATGAATGACCCGCGCGTGAGTGCAGCTTGGGGAGAGGGAGGTccaaaagaaaaacaagagaAATTCCTTCGCAATAATCTTACCAGCCGTCATAGCTTTCCCGTTATTGGATGCTGGGACGGCAAGCCGTTTGGGTACTTTGAAATCTACTGGGTCAAGGAGGATCGCTTGGGAGCGCTTATCGGAGGAGCGGACAATTATGACCGGGGGATTCACTTACTGGTGGGAGAACAGGAATACCGTGGATCTCACCGGGTTGCCATCTGGCTCAGTGCATTGGTCCATTACTGCTGGCTTGCCGATCCGCGGACGCAGACAGTCATGCTGGAGCCACGGGTGGACAATGAGAA GATcattcaatatcttcaaAATGCGGGTTTTTacaaagaaggagaagttaCGTTCCCCCACAAGCAGTCAGctttgatgaagatcaaACGTGACTCTTGGGAAAGCCCTGTTCTATAG